The Nitratidesulfovibrio sp. SRB-5 genomic sequence GGGGTGTTCCCGCTGGTGGCGCGCAAGGTGCTGGACCGGGTGCGTTCGCGGGGCGCGGCATCCGGCAGCGGACCGGTCGGGGAAATGCGGCGCAACGCCCGCAAGGAGGACGAGCATGGCCCGAACCCCACGGCATGACGCGGACCTGCTGGTCATCGGCGGCGGCGCCGCCGGGCTGACGGCGGCTGCGGGCGCGGCGCGCTTCGGCGCGCGGGTGGTGCTGGCCGAGCGTGAACCCGCCCTTGGCGGCGACTGCCTGCACCACGGCTGCGTGCCCAGCAAGACCCTGCTGGCCACGGCCCGTGCGCGCCATGTCATGCGCCGCGCCGCGCTGTTCGGCCTGCCCGCGCCGGAACTGGAGCCGGTGGACTTCGCCGCCGTGGCCCGGCGCATCCGCGAGGTGCAGGCCGTCATCCAGCGCCACGATTCTCCGCAACGCTTCACCGGGCTGGGGGTGGACGTGCGCTTCGGCCCGGCGCGTTTTTGCGACGAACACACCGTGGACATCGGCGGGCGGCGGGTAAGCGCCGCACGCATTCTCATCGCCACGGGTTCCTCGCCGCAGTTGCCGCCCCTGCCGGGGTTGGACACGGTACCCTTCCTGACCAACCGCGAACTCTTTTCGCTGGATGCGCTGCCCGCATCGCTGCTGGTGCTGGGCGGCGGTCCCATGGCCTGCGAGATGGCTCAGGCCTTCGCCCGGCTGGGTTCGCGGGTGACCATGGTGCTGCGCGGTCCCCGAATCCTGCCGCGCGATGACGCGGACATGGCCGGGGTGGTGCATGCCTCTCTGGCTGCGGACGGGGTGCGCGTACTGGCCGGAGCCACGGTGAAGATGCTGCGCGCGGTGTCTGCCGTATCTGCCGTATCTGGCAGTTCTGGCAGTTCTGGCGGACTTGGCGAATCTGGCGGGCTTGGCAAACCGGGCGAACCGGTTGGGCCTGACGGAAATGACGCAGCCGGAACGGGCGTGGAAGCAGAACTGGAAGTGCCCCAGGGCGAGGGGCGCGGGCCGCTCGTGGTCCGTGCGGATCGGCTGCTGGCTGCACTGGGCCGCACGCCGGAAACCGCCGGGCTGGACCTTGCGGCGGCGGGCGTGGCCACCGGCAGGCACGGCGGCATCACGGTGGATGGCCGCATGCGCACCAGCCAGCCGCATGTTTTCGCGGCGGGCGACGTGACCGGAGACTGGCAGTTCACCCACGCGGCAGGGCACGAGGCCGGGGTGGTGGTGGCCAATGCGGTGCTGCGCCTGCCGCGCCGGGCGGACCATGCGCGCATGCCGTGGTGCACCTTCACCGACCCGGAGCTGGCATCCGTGGGTTGCAACGAGCGCATGGCCGCCGAACGCGGCCTGCCCGTGGACGTGCATGTGGAGCCCTTTGCGTCCAACGACCGCGCCCTGGCCGAAGGCACGCCCGAAGGACGCCTGAA encodes the following:
- a CDS encoding dihydrolipoyl dehydrogenase family protein, yielding MARTPRHDADLLVIGGGAAGLTAAAGAARFGARVVLAEREPALGGDCLHHGCVPSKTLLATARARHVMRRAALFGLPAPELEPVDFAAVARRIREVQAVIQRHDSPQRFTGLGVDVRFGPARFCDEHTVDIGGRRVSAARILIATGSSPQLPPLPGLDTVPFLTNRELFSLDALPASLLVLGGGPMACEMAQAFARLGSRVTMVLRGPRILPRDDADMAGVVHASLAADGVRVLAGATVKMLRAVSAVSAVSGSSGSSGGLGESGGLGKPGEPVGPDGNDAAGTGVEAELEVPQGEGRGPLVVRADRLLAALGRTPETAGLDLAAAGVATGRHGGITVDGRMRTSQPHVFAAGDVTGDWQFTHAAGHEAGVVVANAVLRLPRRADHARMPWCTFTDPELASVGCNERMAAERGLPVDVHVEPFASNDRALAEGTPEGRLKLVLRKGGNRVLGVQAVGPHAGEVLNEWVAVLGGGVRLSALAGAVHPYPTLGEISARAAGNVVSRVLFSAGARRLLRLLFGYRG